The Eleginops maclovinus isolate JMC-PN-2008 ecotype Puerto Natales chromosome 6, JC_Emac_rtc_rv5, whole genome shotgun sequence DNA segment AAAGAAATCCACATGAGGAGTTGCAGTTTTGAGGAAAAGTGTCTCCTTCGAATGAATTGTTTGGATACACTTTTAGTTCAGCGTGCATTACAAAAATCCCAAGGTAGAGTTTGAAAAGTATTTATTACAAAGCTCCTGTTGTTCTCAACGCTATCGGTTAATGTGAACATAGGCAgcagaataataataacaaagaatCTGTGAAACATATGAAGAAGTCTACCTAATAGTCCTTTAAGGAGTGATCTTCATTAATTTCCACTCTTTCAGCCTTCCTTATAGTTGCCGTTTGCCCTGACGCCCTCCTGAATCTGTCTCAGTATGTAGGAGGTAACCCTGCCCTCTTTCGACTGACAAACTTATTTTTATGGCACTTTGACTTTGAACCAGCTGTTGCTGAAAAAGGAAGGGGAAGAGAAACTGAGCTTACGGATATATCATATCTGTCTTGTCATCACCTGGCCAGCATTACcccatttatttgtttatcttctGACGGTTTCagcaataattacattttttggcaAGTGGCAGGTcatttgttttccacatttGTGTGCATAGctcttgatttttcttttttctcttgtaACGCTAAGTTTTGGTTAAGTGTAATTTACAGTGGATCTATTtctattatatatacattttttgagTCCCTTccattattttcctttaatgaaaataaaatgaaataaaattctAATGCCATTTTATAGCAACAACAGCACATTAATTCATCAATATTAAATAACTCATTATACGTTTTTCTGTAAATGGCCTTGATGCAGATATGGTCAAACATTCAGTGATGTCATAAAATTTATGTGCAGCCTTTGGACTCCATCTGTGTTGATCAGAGTAAGCGTCTCACGCACTGCCCCTGcaataaagattaaaacatgAGATTGAAACCATCTCTGAAAGTGACAGAGGACCAGCTTTAattatgtttcatattttgCGTAACATACTGTATGGTTGTTGATTAGTCACTGTCCATTATGAATGGCAATAAAATGCATTTCCCTGCCAGTTATCTACTGTGTCATGTTAGACATGGACTTCAACCCTTAAGGGAAACCTCCCTCGAATGGGCAAAAGTATTTATCTGCTctattataacatttaaagtcaCAAGGTCATGTGGGTTGGgtttaaagtcaaaatgatcactCACCTGAGATTGGAGGCACTCACTGGCGTCAGTGTGTTCATTTCTGATAAGATGTCTCTGAGGGAAGGCggagcagaaaaataaaaactcaaacaaacaaTTGCACTAGCTAAGCTACTGTTCTGAGCATGAGCCACTTCAACCCTGCTCGGAGTATAAATGTGGTGACATTAAAATGTTCATAATACGTGACATAATAAATAATCTTTCTGACTCTCCCTAATATCTTTCACTAACTTTTTTATGACATAGGAGAACCTGGGTTATGACGTTTTAATACGATAACAGCGGCAGgcagtttttatttcaagtgATACTAAGCAGCATCAGAAAGACACAAATGTAAATCGGTTTGGTAACCAATAAAATATTACTTTCGTGACTCAATGTACTAAAGAGTTTGACTGATACTGCTTGAGTTCAGGTGTAAATCAGACCCTATACAGGAAGTCAGGTTAACCAGTGgtaattaaaatattgattttttttatacttaTAAAATGTTGGAGCAGACCTGTACATTCATGACAATGTGGcacattaaaaagaaatccagtCATAAAGTATTTGCTGTTAAGGTCATAAggtaattaaaaacacagattatcTCTCTTTAtttgcaatataaaaaaaacaggagggCAGGGCCCATTGTAGTTAAGAGTCATCAGTGTGTCACTGTTAGCATGGATCACTACTCATACCTCACCCTCATTGACTGTGCGATCGACACCGAAATACAATTATGTTTAAACTTGTATTCAAGAAACAGTGAACAGTTTTAGTCATTTAGGTAGGTATTTATTTCCCTAGACACAAGCACATCAACAGTTCATATTGCTCTGGATGAAGGTTCAAACACAGTACAAATGCACTTTGAATACTGACACAATTCAATGCAACATCAAGAAATGgtacttttgatttgttttacttagATGTAAGGTTTCCAATgagattatttttgtttcaacCAATTGAAGATCATCCCAATGAGTCAGTATTGTTCATTTGCACTATAACTTCAATTGCatgtttaaaatacttttaaagcTGAGGTCACAAACTGTCAGTctgtaaaaccaaaataaaaaatgatctttCAAAATATATGCCACACGCctaaaaacaatcaataaaacaaaagaacaaataaaaaaaattgaacaGACATAGCAGCGGATTTTCTGATACCACATGGCACTGGATAATAGAGAGGCACATTGACTCAAAGCGAAAATGGAAGGCCcacaatctttaaaaaatgtgcattttgacTAAATGTAGTTTTATCTTCTCTTGATTAAATTAAGGCTGAAATTCAGTTGATATGAATGAGGTTCATTAAGAATGTGTGCTACAGAATCAATTCTGAGCATGAAATCCCCACAGATAACAATTGGTATTTATTTAAGACCTCGAGGCCACCAACctttgtctgcagcatttcaaGTTATTCTAAAACAATATGTGGGATACATCCTCCtattaataatttaaatcaatCCAAAAGTCCTATGATCAGTACCTTATAGCCCCCAGAAGGATCTGAAAACTCTTCCCAGTATAAAATCTTGAAATACTTACAACAATCTAAAAAGTAATGGATGGAAGGAGCTGTTATGTTGCCTAAACAAGGGCTAATCCACCTGTTCTGTTGAAATAATGTAGATAAAAGATTAACCTTGCTTTTACTGCTACATGTTTCCCCGTTTGATCCACGTAACTTCACAACAAGTTATATTACAGCAACCATAGACAGACAAATGAGTAAATGTCAGTAGTGTGGTATACTCTATTgctctgcaaacacaaatatgGCTCTCAACTCAATCTAGAATCGAAAAACCAGTCAGTGATATTAAACTTAAAGTCAGCTTTCAGGCATTAGACTGTGTACAACAGTTATATCACAATGGTCCTCATAAAGGTCAATAAATCTGCAGCAACATAAAAGAAATTGCTGCCTCGGTTATTACACCGTCAGACTTGCATCAcaaattaaactgaaacacatACAATAGATCCCTTAAGTGAATCACTGTGGcttgaataaaagaaaaaataattcagTGTTTACAGGTTTTAAACCAATAACTGTAAATCACACATCACAGAGACAACAGTTTTCAAATgcataacaaaaagaaaagaaaaacgtCTTCTTGTAAGGATGGCCATTATTCTGATCATTTCAAAGACCAAGCCTTTTATGCCTTGTGGTTGGGAACATGTTGCATGTCTATTGGACACAATAATATACTTTTGCAAATTGGGATTACATCAACAGCACGTGTGTGGGTGATTTGCAGTGAGCGGgctaatatttatattatttatttagtcccTGGATGGGACTTATGATAGGTTAAGAtggacattttaattgaaatctGACTGACGGTGATTTCCCTCCTTACAACGGAAACACAGCTTCTAAAATACTACGTCTTCTTCTAATCAAAGGAAATGTGCAATTCCATGTTTCCGTacaagtgtttgtgtgctctACAACGCATTTAGGTATTTACTCTTCTTTCTCATCAGGCCTTTTGAGCACAGCACTGTATTTCATGGGCGCGCCGTCCGCCTTGAGCTGCACCTCCACTAACGTGAAGATTGAAATGACCTGGAAGTGGAAACAAGAAATTATGATGATTACAATTCTTAGTTTTTTGCTCAGGACACCGACATGGTTACGCCAGCTAGTTAGTCCAAATGTTTAGGGAACAAGTGAGCCGTCTTCTCTTCTactggtttatttaaaatgatcttgATGCAGTTAAATCAACCATTTGTTGGAGGAGTGTGCATAAAAACCATAATACCTGAGATGATACACAAAAAGTAGTTTGGTATTTCTCTGTCGCATAACTACAATATCACAGTCGACGTTACTTAAAAATGACCATCAAAAACTACCCCATTCTATTTCGTTTTGTCTATTGGCAGTTACAAAGGGACAAAAGCATTTTCAGTGTGCGGTCCTCACCTGCTCTACTGGAGCTTTGTTTAGGTCCTCTGGTATCCAGATCAGAGTCAGCTCGGACTTCTTCCCCACCTTATGATGGCGGAAAGAGCTCAGGCCCGTAATCGACTGGATgtggaaacaaacattttcaaatggtATCAGATTGAAATGGACACGTGATGATGACTTGTGTTTGTGCGTCACCGACACTCATTTTCCACTCCTGAGTCGGCTTTTTTTCACTAAATAAAATGCCGCGTTTTCACTGCATGGTACGTCTCTGTTGAATTTGGCTCGCtctttgttttcaatttgttaAACGCTGTGGATTTTACTCATTTTCGGTACCACCTTTGTTGGGGCTTTCAAGGGAGGTCAGCCACAACTAAAAGCTGGAGAGCACTTATTGGTCAGAAAGAAAGATCAGCAGCGCCACACAAGATGTCTTGTATAAACCCGCCAATAGTGTATAGCCACGATAGCCTCAAAAAAAGGAGCTAAATATTggatttactcaaataaaaactaCAGTGAAAAATTGACAAAGAAGCTCCCAAAAGTGAGTCGAGTAGAGAGTACAGCCGTTCCAAGCAGTGGAAACACAGCTGTTGTTTATGTGTACAAAAAGGACTAAATtgaaagctgaaaataataacatatgaATAGTGAAAGTGTTCCCTGTAAATGGAGTGTTTTGGAGCTGACCTTGCAGTAGACGCGTTTCTGTACTCCGTATCGGAGAACCAGCACATCAAAGGACTGATCcaggacccccatcaccatGGCCTCAGAGTCCAGAGGGCCACAGTCCTGTGGGGCACagaccaagaaaaaaaaaagtacttcagTTCACAGAGTACACAGTTCAATACTGACAAAAATTGGTTCAAACCGATCCTGAAATAAGTTTAAACTGGCCCCTCACCCAGagacaatatttacattgaCTCTAGAGCAATATGAAATGCAAATTGAAATAGTGTAACATAGGAGCTCATAtggaaataacatttttgagaacatttatataaaacatcaaTTTTATGTTATGGTGgtatttaaactatttatagcaaaacattaaaaataattataggTGCTGTTTTTCTACCCACCTTTACAAACACTCCAAAGAAGAGCTCAGAGCTGAGCTCCTGGACTTTCTTGGACAGAGTCTTCTTGTCATTACAGTGTGACGCCTGCTTCTCCACATCTTGCGTCTTGAGCCTCAAACTCGGTCCACACTCTGCATACAAACATTCAGAGGACAGACACATAATGAGAACGGAAGAGAAAAAAGCTAAATCACCGATATCGAGTGGTGCCGTGATGACGTTTCTTTGTAGGCAAACACTAAAGTTATCAAGGCAAGGGCCTTTTGGATTGAACAATATCTGGAACAAATACACTTATGATACCTACTCATTTTGTTCAGCGGGCTAATCTCCACATTTTAATGCCACTCTAATGACTTATTTAAGCATAATTGAGAATCACCAGATGCAAAAACTACATTAGGCTATTAACTACATCAATTTGCATGTCACaatcgctaagctaaaggcggctaatgtttggctaatGACATTCAGTAGTCTCCTTGAAGCGGTTGTTAGCagttgctgtttttatgacatatAGAACCTTTGAAGGCTTTCATATCATGACACATTTACTGACTTTATcatagaacaaaatgtgaaaatctcaTCCTGTTGTGTCAGCACAGATCCTATTTCAGGCCTCTTTACAACAAACAAGTTCCAAAAGAATATCTGGTATAAATCCTTTATCTCTTTTTgagatgaatgtatttgtatgcGTAGTacttgttaaataaaataaatattaattctATGGTTAATTAATAATTTGTAAAAGTACGCACTCAGTGAATAAGCCAGCAGCCGGTGGACGATGATGTCGGCGTAGCGCCTGATGGGGGATGTGAAGTGAGTGTAGAGAGGAACGTTCAGGGCGTAGTGCTTAAAGAGGCTCTCCGTCTTAAGAGCTCCTGAACAGAAGTACATCGCCATCTGGGGGAAAagaactgaaataaatacagagacTCAGAAATAATACCTGAAATGTTCATAATGTAATATGTTGAGAGGACCGGTGTTCTTTGATGGTAACAACTATTTCAGGGCGTCTAATTTTCCCATTTTGTATAAACCCTAATTTGACCGTACAAAAACAAACGTATTCCACAAAATGTAGAAATAATCTACGATAGAAATGAAATGTGAGGTGCCCTCCAGCAGTGGGGGCCAAGCTCTAACCTGCATGGGTCTGgagcacatgtgtgtgagaactTCTTTTCTGGCAGCGGTATACTCATCATCACCGAGACTGGTGTTGAGACTCTTCTGCAGGTTGGAAAAGCAGAAAAGAGATTTGAATCATCAATACACAGTTATTATTTAACATAATTTATAGAAGGTGTAGGATTCGGAAGCTTTGTCAATCACTTTTTGAGCATCCAACCCTTGTGGTGGGGAAGAAAAGACAACAGAGTCAAATCAGGAAATGGACTAGAAATGCATTGCTGGAAATACGGGTATGCGATATATATTGGGATGATAGTACATGTATGTTGATATGCATAActtcaataataaacatttagcCACTTACTATTGCCAAATAGGAAGGCAATTTGTTTTCTTCAAGCATCTCAACACTCTAAAAGTATGATATGGGTTCTTATAGCTAAATGTAAGACTCTTAAAGACTTTTAATGACTACCAATTATTTTGAGATTTCAATATGTAGATATAAAAGATAACATTCGACTTCTAAAGGATTTCTAAAAACGTTTGAAAGAGTGATTCAAAACATGTaacacaaatgaatgaatatttttTAGATATCTGAATTTGGTGCCTTATAAGACTTAATAAGGCTTTATTTGcggaagagaagaaaaacaacaactagaTAAACAAGCATGTCGTCTGCAATGCGGGAGTTTGGTTTTTAGCGATTTCAATTGTAACTCTATCGCGATTTGCTAAAATGTTTTGGATGTATTTGACGGATCAAATGATTTGTTCTCAGCATAGTCAAGTCAGTTAGAATTGGTTTGATCAGATAATGAAAGTCAATATATTTAAGCATCTTATCAGCCTTTCATCTTAGCAGGACTTTATAGGTCTATTATATAAGTATTACAAGAGTATATAGTATCATATACAAGTATTCCAGCTTATTCTAAATACTTTatttagtatatatatatatattttttcctagCGTAGATATTAACGGTTCACATCATTTTTGTACTTAGTTTaattcatgtgcaatgccttgtttataTTCTGCTGTGATTAATACAGTATTTCTAATCTAATGAGACGCATTTCATCGGTTATAattaacaatattataaatagCATTACACTTTTTACTATGCTGAGTCAACACAAAACTGAAGAAAACGAGACACTGTGCCGCTGTATTGTGAGGACTTACGTGCAGCGCTCCTGCAGAGGACAGATCTATGTCGATTCCCAGCTGGTCACAaagctcctgcagctcctccgcCATTTTGGCCTTGGGTGGAGGGTGGCGTCTGAGCAGAGCCAGCTCAGGGAATTTGGAGTGGATGTGGTGGGCTGTGGCGATGTTAGCCAGCAACATGAACTCCTCCACCAACCTGGAGAACACAGGATGGAGGATGGTTATATCAATGaatcaaatgttattataaagccATATATCTCGACTACACATTTGCTTCGGGGGGCTTCACACTGTCCTCAGACCCTTGCATCGCACAAGGAAGAAACGTTCCAAAGACATCCCACAATTCATAggtgaaaaaaggaagaaaattcAGGGGGATCAACAAAGAAGGGATCCCTCTGCCAGCACGGACAAACTTGCAATCCGTGTTGTGTGTGCataaaaaagcacacacaaaattACAATATATAAAATCCCAAATATCCAGAGGGATGTCAACTTTAGGAGAAGCCAgaatgttgaataaaaaaagagagactgaTATTTAGCTTTCCAGACTGTTGCAGAATTGTATTTCACTGCAGTGTATACGCGTGTCTCATCAAGTAAAGGTTACTTTTGGAAGAGAAGGCCACAGAGATTCATCTGACGAGGGTTTGATACTCACTTGTTGCTGTCTCTGTACTGGTAAACGTAGCAGCCTTGAGGCATCATGGTCTCTTTGTCCAGGGTAAAAGACAGTTTcaactgaaacaaaaaacaaacaaacatgaaaataatGTCTGAGCCAGAATCAGGCAACGCTACGTCACTGCACGGCAGAATGATGGCCCCTACTGCAAAAAATTGCATCCTAGCaggaaaatattgtttattcATGTCTGTAAGCTGTTGTTGCacaaattcaatgtttttaatttcacgtgacaaactaaaagcaaaatgagaGATACGTGGCTTCAGTGCAAGCAATGGGACCCGGTCAGTCAATACTGTGCGTCTGACCAAAACACTCATGTTAAATCTGCAaaattgttttgaaataatCAACAAGAAGACAGGAGGGCTGAAGTCAGTCAGCAGACTTTACAATGCCATGTTTCTTGTTTTGAACTATGAAAGGGAACCCATATCAGAGCGTAAAAAATGAGAAATTGAGGACTAACCTGGTCCAGTCTGAGGGCTCCTCCTGAGAAGCGTTGAGCACGGAGGCTCTTGGCGATGGAGTGCAGGTTGAGCACAGCCTGATGGATCTCGTCGATGGGGTGCTCGGGGTCTGTAGGTGGCAGCTCCTCAGCGGAGAACATCTTGTCAGGGGCGTCGATCAGGCTCTGAGCGTGGTCGTAGCTCAGCTTCACGCAGGAGCGGATGATGGAGCGACCAAACCACTCGCTCAGGATCTGGAGGAGGGGTAGAGGACCAATGTcagtaaacagaaaaacagagtaAATGCCATTAGCGTAATCAAAAGCTGTCAGACTTTTAAAATCACCTTAACCAGTTAAATGAACTTTCTGTTGTTGGTCATAACTGCTCATACCTTCCCCTCTGGTGTGATATTCCAAATCACGGAGAAAGTGAGTCTGTCAATGAGAGGATTGAGACTACAcagctcctcacacagcagCCTGGGCAACATGGGGATCACCTGGACACAGAGGAAACATCGAGTGAAGtcttttttgatgttttttaaattaaattaccaCTGAGATTGATTGAAGAGTGAAGAAACACTCACCTTTTGAACCATGTACACACTAGTTGCTCTTCGGCTGGCAATGGAATCCAGAGCATTGTCCTCGCCCACAAAGTAACTCACGTCAGCGATGTGGACTCCCAGCTCAAAGTTACCTGGGTAAAAAAGACAGTTTAAGACACTACTTCATgaaagaataatacaaaaaaatgttatttattgccTGATGAAGGTAATTTACCATCAGGGAGTCGTTTACAGGAGAGTGCATCGTCCAGGTCTCTGGCAGTAGCGGGGTCGATGGTGAAGATACACTCCTTCCTGTACGATAAATAGATCTTTGTGAGTCATATAAATATAGATGCTAAATGACACCTTAAGGCCCAGATACATCAAGACAATCATCGGCCGTCAGACAACATTGGGAGTTCAATGAGGATGCAGTCTTTGCAGGGTGTTCTGCACAGCCTGCACCCCAGCCACAGTCTGCTTGGTCTCCTGACCTCTGGGAGGTACTACAGGAATCTCTGGACCAAAACCAGCAGGATCGGGAAGAGCTTCTGCCCCTCAGCTATCACCTGGCTCTGAACAATGACAGCTTTATTGTGTTTCTGGGCCtttaaaacacttgttttctGGCATTGGCATTCTCAGACGGTCACTAATTATCAGCAACAAAACTAGTCGTGTGTTAGCAGCGTGTGCAAAAGCTGAACGCGCTTCGTCTGGTATGTTCCCACTAGCGCTGCACATTTAATTGCCGTTTTATCGAAATCACAATATGGATTGTGCAAAATACAAATCCCAGTCAGCGCAATTTTTGGGTAATTATGAGTGCTGAAAGAAGTATTGTGTTGCTGCAGAGAAGTCTCGGCCTATAAAAAGTTATCTGCAgactaaataaaagaaatcctTGTTTgatttagaagaaaaaatgtaaacaaaagctcattttattatattttttccaaaaaatgtttccaaatcGTACAGCCACAGTTCACACTCTTGGCTCTACAGCCCTTACCTTAAGTCTTTCCTCTTACTCATCTCCTCTGCTGGGATGGTCCAGGGCAGGTTTTTTGGCAGGCAGTCCAACACCTCAGTTGAGAACTCAGAAAAATCCACCTCGTACTCGATCAGGATGCCCTCCGTCTCCGGCTCGATTTCTCCTGCCTGACCCAGGGTCTTAGCAAGTTGACTGGAGGACACATTAGGAGGGTCAGGCTGGGGCTTATCCTGTTAAAATGGTTGCCCACATAACGTTTTCAATTCAACACTCACCCTTCTGCAAAGTTACTGTCGGCCGACCAGTTGGTGATGCGGCATATGAACAAGGTGTTGGTGTAGTCGCCCGGGCGGGAAGTAAAGTTTTCGGGACATTCAGCGAGGGGAACGTTTATCCGTGGCACCCGGTGGTCCACAGGGGAGAACATGGCAAACGGCTTATCTGGTAGGAATTTCAGGAAGCCTGTCACCGCTCTGGAGTGTTTCTTCTCAACAATGTACACCACCTGGAGGACGATGGATAAGGGAAGCAAGGTGTTGGAAATCTAAAGCTTCAGTGTTTGACTTTATTAGTATTCCATGACAACAATTCTGAGATGGATATCTaaatacagaaaacatcaaCAGACATTAATTGAATTCAAGTGATTACAGTTAATActaatacatacaaataatggtaatgataacaataataaagaaaagataaagtaaagaaagattagatcataataataataatagatatattattataactaaATCAGTATCCTGAGAAAAAGAGTGACATAACTGGCTCCAGAAGAACAAgctaaataatcagaaatgttaCGATCTTAAGATATCGCAGATGCAATACGTTTCTTTCCAAAGTAAAAGCAGTTTTCATATGTAAACGATAAGTTCTCCAGTGGAATTCAAAAGATATCAATCTTCCAACACATACTGAACAATCAACTCACACAGAACCATTAAACATGCCCCTGCTGTTGAGTGGGTTATTTTGTTCTGGGAAAGTTTTAAACTGAAAGGCAGGATGCTCACTTTAGCAGTTTTTTGGAGTATTTCCCCATTAGGCCGTGGGGTTGAGGGGTCTTCCAGATGTTCCACTATATCCATCAGATGAAAGCAAACATTAAGATTTCTCTCTCAGTCCAGTGAATAtccattcaaacacattttagtcaGTTCAGAGACCATTATCAAATACCtaacaaatattataatttgCTACAACAGTTAAATTAGGATTTCTAACCCATCATACCACACAGCTCCATCCCAGTACCTGTGTCAGTCAGGGTGGTGTTCTGCACTTTGTGGATGAGTTCATCCTGGTCGCTAGCCCGGTCTTCCACATTCACATCGGGCCTGGGTTTACGCTCGGTCTTCTTCTGTGCTCTTTGCACCATGTTTTCTTTCTGGGTGTCTGACTCACTGGCACCATCACAGTCAGTATCTGACCTCACCACCTAGATAGACACATACATTCATCATCATCTGGTGCCACTTAAAAATGGGCTGCGgtagaaaagtatttttcacTTAGGAAGTTCATTGATCCAGAAATATTTATGTGGCAGCCAAGAAAAGAGCTGGTGGTGTTGAACTAAATGCTAAGGAAAGTTAGCGCCATTTCCTTCAGCATAGGGTATATAAGAACATCCTATaccaaaggaaaggagataatgCTACCCTACAATTctctgaagcagcagcagcattgaGGGTGATGAACAGAAATAACAGATATTGTCGCTGTTTAATTGTTCATCAtggataaacagaaacaaaatctTTATTTTAGTGTGTATCTCTACTTGAATTAAACCCTGTTGAGTATGTCGCTGtaatatttttcaatttgttaTAAAGTTGCTTAAAACAACGTTGGTAGCCTAGTGCTAGAGTAGTGAATTTTATCGTTATTAATGCTCCTTCACACCTTTCCTTaaaaaggtgccatagaatgcatctatctggtattttaaattgttctctgatgtctacaaagaaggtatatcactttggttgatccaaaaaatgtccaaatgtgGTTTTACTGGgccatttacaaccctatgatttggtcctagaatgaaacaagctgaattgccttatttggggctcattgAAATAATTAGGAttagctctgctctgattggctggtttacaaagagcaatccatggctgcctcagagcccacagaagtaagtgaagttcacgaaactgtgagagatgaaccacggaggctattggcatccaccttacatgtttgagcctttatcggaggagaAGACCGCttaatttgaagaacagccagttggtcgcagattggagagcaacgttacagagtggtaagtgttagcgttagtgtttccagcagctggtgtatgtagatgttggggctggactactgTGTGTGACgcaacacacagggattgttgtaattcacccgttttaccgctgtgatatgcatattcatgatttgcacgtgaaggaggaaacaatggtgtttgaggttcacggtatgtcagttcaatgtaccgaactctccttattcaactatgccaaggtaaatacagttttccattctatggcacctttaacatAGTTTTCTAATGATGTCAAGATGTCCAATGTTATTCTACCGATGGTGTATTTTTAAGCCTTGCAGAGTTTCAATAATTAAACTTTGAAAATGCCAATATTTAAGACACGGCACCTACAAACAAAAAGTATCCATAGACGGGTATGTGTAGTCTACCTTCCACTGCTCCCGAGGAAGGAGTTGCACCACCACCACATCTCCATTCAGTGCTCTGTTGCGAGATACGATGCCATCCAGAAATATGTCCCGTGTGTCattctgcaaaagaaaaaagacggTGAATCCTCGTCTCCTGACGTTTTCAAGACAGAAGTTGATGTTTAAGCCGATGAAATGAAATCACATGCCGATATGTTTTTTTCATACTGTGATTTAGACAGGAGTAAAACTATAAGGTGCTTTTATCGGTACTTTTAGTTTAGGTAGCAAAACATGTGTCAAATTCAATGTGGGATGAACTTACAGGAGATGGGATGAAAGATTCGTGGAACTTCTTAGGGTTGATTCGTATCGGTccctgcagaaaaaagaaaaaaaatcaatccaCCAGATTATTGTGAGTAATTTGACCATTGCGTAAATGTCACCCATACTCAATGTAGATTCTCAAAGTCT contains these protein-coding regions:
- the dis3l2 gene encoding DIS3-like exonuclease 2; translation: MDSPRQSKNQNREPRRTQNHSSTPPQKDAYARLLSQHSSTKFSLYLEQYAKDTVFQREGNGPSTQLKAQSDRQNIPQRRRDQVPNDFSDSSDFSPSSMKSKGEESSLSLYMEKLSTRSAQQDSERKQGVSDRQRWGQRRDTATSQDGDVESGEELGSSKPNDMKKNQKQQKKNKDSNRDVTSKETDSPFACPQSPNNASTGELEQEKTKKAKKKTNTRHPEEEKSTEGALTSGVDSQVTRPKSPHGRDKKVQQPRVSSAYSPADKSKNKGGRGSKKQVFESYMTFEEVSHGLKRGELLQGPIRINPKKFHESFIPSPNDTRDIFLDGIVSRNRALNGDVVVVQLLPREQWKVVRSDTDCDGASESDTQKENMVQRAQKKTERKPRPDVNVEDRASDQDELIHKVQNTTLTDTVEHLEDPSTPRPNGEILQKTAKVVYIVEKKHSRAVTGFLKFLPDKPFAMFSPVDHRVPRINVPLAECPENFTSRPGDYTNTLFICRITNWSADSNFAEGQLAKTLGQAGEIEPETEGILIEYEVDFSEFSTEVLDCLPKNLPWTIPAEEMSKRKDLRKECIFTIDPATARDLDDALSCKRLPDGNFELGVHIADVSYFVGEDNALDSIASRRATSVYMVQKVIPMLPRLLCEELCSLNPLIDRLTFSVIWNITPEGKILSEWFGRSIIRSCVKLSYDHAQSLIDAPDKMFSAEELPPTDPEHPIDEIHQAVLNLHSIAKSLRAQRFSGGALRLDQLKLSFTLDKETMMPQGCYVYQYRDSNKLVEEFMLLANIATAHHIHSKFPELALLRRHPPPKAKMAEELQELCDQLGIDIDLSSAGALHKSLNTSLGDDEYTAARKEVLTHMCSRPMQMAMYFCSGALKTESLFKHYALNVPLYTHFTSPIRRYADIIVHRLLAYSLKCGPSLRLKTQDVEKQASHCNDKKTLSKKVQELSSELFFGVFVKDCGPLDSEAMVMGVLDQSFDVLVLRYGVQKRVYCKSITGLSSFRHHKVGKKSELTLIWIPEDLNKAPVEQVISIFTLVEVQLKADGAPMKYSAVLKRPDEKEE